The genomic stretch CGGCGGTCGTGATCGTGCTCGGCGGGGCGGCGGCGGCATTGGCCGGGCCACCGACCGAGCAGGTGCGGCAGTACACCGACCACGTCCAGCAGATCCTCGACGATCCGGCGCTGAAGCAGGCCGACAAGCGCGAGGCCGTACGGAAGGTCGCCGAGCAGGTCTTCGACGTCAACGAGACCGCCAAGCGGGCGCTGGGCATTCACTGGCAGAAGCGGACGGCGGCGGAACGCGAGGAGTTCGTGCAACTCTTCGCCGATCTGCTCGAGAGCACCTATATCGCGAAGATCGACCTCTACGGCGGCGAGAAGGTCCAATATACGGGCGAGCTGGTCGACGGCGATTACGCCACGGTG from Candidatus Methylomirabilota bacterium encodes the following:
- a CDS encoding ABC transporter substrate-binding protein, with protein sequence MPRTTGWILAAVVIVLGGAAAALAGPPTEQVRQYTDHVQQILDDPALKQADKREAVRKVAEQVFDVNETAKRALGIHWQKRTAAEREEFVQLFADLLESTYIAKIDLYGGEKVQYTGELVDGDYATVRAKIVTKQRTEVPVEAKMLKRGERWLIYDIAIENVSLVGNYRSQFDRIIRTSSYQELLKRLKTKRDEFLPRKEARPARS